The following DNA comes from Methanocella sp..
CCGTGCTCTTCGTGCCTTTGTGGTGAAAAATAGTGCCCTCCGTGCCCTTAAAAAGCTTAAAATACGGGAGTAATTCAACACAGCAATTTTTTTTAAAAATTAACTAGCTTAGTAATCGTTACTAATTAACAAAACTTGACTTATTCAACACAGCAAAAATTATAGAAAAAAGAATTGTGGCCAGGCTTACGAAGCCCTGGCCTTCTCGGGCTTCTCGCCCTTCTTGCGCTGGTCCTCCTCGATCCACTCGAGCTTGCCCAGCGCGACCTGCCGCATCGTGAGGCCGATCTTGCTCTCGCGGGGGTCGTGCTCGTTGAGGCTGACCGCCACGACGCGGGCCCGCACGCTGTCGCCCTCGCCTAAAGAGCGATTGGAATCTTTGCTAACCAGGCGGGCGTTCTTCTCGTCGTAAGACATAAACTCGTCCGCTACCTGGCTCACGTGCACGAGGCAGTCCATGGGGCCGACGCTCACGAATGCGCCGAAGGCCACGATCTCGACCACTTCGCCCTCCACGATCTCCTGGAGCTCCGGGCGGTAGGAGATGGCATCGAACGTCACCTCATAATAAACGGCGCCGTCGCCCACGAGGATATGGCCCTCGCCGATGTCGACGATGTCAAGCACGGCCACGATCGAGCCGAGCGTCTTATCGATGCGGCCCTCCAGCTTATCCCTGATGGTCTCGGTGATGACCTGCTCCAGGTCTTCTTCCAGCCTCTGCGGCGGTATCCTGATGATATCAACAAGCCTGACTTTCCTGTACATGATCTCTTCCTTCCTGAACGCACCTGTAAGATTACATTCAATTATATTAATGAATCGGTTTCACGCGTAGTCCGTCTCGAGCTTATGCTTCGAGCGCATGAACACCGTTTTGACGCCCTCGCCCCGGAGGCGCTTTCTTAATTCGGCGTCATTGGTGAACACGTCCGCGCCGAGCTCTTTTGCGAGCCGGACGATGGCGTCGTCGGCGTTGCCCGGCGACTCCACGGCTTTACAGCGCTTCGCCAGCGCGGCGGCGACTGCCAGCGCGGCCCGGTCCTTGCCCCGGACCTTCTTCTCCAGCGTTTTTAGCTCGTCGAGCACGCAGGAGGGGACGATGCATTCGTCGTAGCCCAGCCGCCCGAGCTCATCGAGCACGTCGACCCCGAACTGCGCCTGTACCATGAAGCCGTTGGTGTCGACGATCACTTTCAACTCGTCAGGACCCCTACGCCGATGAGCCGCCAGCGGGCGCCAATGCGCCGGCTAATGGCGATCCTGGAGCCCACTTCGGCGCACACCGGCCGCTTGAGGGCCACTTCGGCCGCGTCCTTTCTCGCCGACGTCACGACGCCGATGGTCGTGGACGTGCCGATGCTGAGCATGAGCGGCTCGCTCGTGGATATCGCCTTAACCATGGCCGCCTCGTCCGCCACGCCGACGATCCGCTCGAGAAGCTTCGTCTTCATGACGAACTTTTGCCACACCGGCGGCAGCGAGCCCGGCTTACCGGCCACCTGGCCGGCCAAGGCGTCGCTCTTGGTCATGGAGGGGTCGAGCTTCGTGCCGACGGCCAGCAGGCCGCCCGGCGTCGCCTCCTCCACCGAATCGCCGCCGTAGACGAGCTTGACCACCGAAGTAGAAATAGGCTCCCACCTCGTGCGGCCCTCGTGCTCGACCTTTCGGCCGGGGCGGATCTCGATATCGTCCTTGACCTTGAACGTGCCCTGGGAGATCGTGCCGCCCAGCACGCCGCCGTTCAGCTTCGCCGGCACGGCGCCGGGACGGTTGACGTCGAAGGACCGGGCAACCTGCATGATGCCCGGCTTATTCAGGTCGTGCTTCGGCGTCGGGATGGTCTCCTCGATGGTCTTTATGAGCACGTCGATGTTGATGTTCTGCTGCGCGGAGAGGGGCACGATCGGGGCGTTCTCGGCCACCGTGCCCTTCACGAACTGCTTTATCTGGTTATAGTGCTTTATGGCCTCGTCCCTGCTCACGATGTCGATCTTGTTCTGGGCGATGACGACGTTCTTTATGCCGATGATGTCCAGCGCCATCAAATGCTCCTTCGTCTGGGGCTGGGGGCAGGGCTCGTTGGCCGCGATGACCAGCACGGCGCCGTCCATGATGGCCGCGCCCGAAAGCATCGTGGCCATGAGCGTCTCGTGGCCCGGCGAGTCGACGAATGACACGGTCCTCAATACTTCCAGGTCCTTCGCCCCGCAGGCAGAGCATTCGGGCTTCGAGGTGTAGCACTCGGGCTCGTTACAATTTTTACACTTATAAAAGGTACAGTCGGCATATCCAAGCCTTATGGATATACCTCTCTTTAGCTCCTCGCTATGGGTATCGGTCCATACACCGGAAAGGGCGCTGACCAGCGTCGTCTTTCCGTGGTCGACGTGGCCCACCATACCGATGTTGACAACGGGTTGTGGCAAACTTTGGATCCTCCGGATAAAATGATAATTAAGACGTCTCTTATCTATTTCACTCGACTTAGTATCACTTCTTATATATGTATATTTGTATGGGCTTACGGCGAATCGTCCCCGGCCATTTGGATGCCGGGCAGGTCCCGGCCCGGGGAAAGATTAATCCCTGGGCGAGAAAAAAAGACTAGCATTTTCATGCCGGTATATTTATGTTCCGGATGGTCTTAACTGAAAGCTTTTAATGGTTTATCATGCTAGATTAATCTATTATGTCGCCCGTTATCATAGCAGGCTCCAGCCATCCCGGCATGGCGCTGAGCATCGCGCAGGCACTCGGCGCGAAGGTACTGTTCCCGGTCGTGGAAAAATTCCCGGATGGGGAAACGCATGTGGTCGCTCCTTCCATAAATGGCACGGTCGTCTACGTGCAGACCATGCATCCGTACCCGAACGAGATGCTCATGGAGATGGAATTTACAGCCGATCTGCTAAAAGAGCTTGGCGCCGAGAGGATCGTGGCCGTGGTGCCCTATCTGGCCTACACGCGCCAGGATACCCGCCACATGGATGGCGAGGGCATCGCAGTCAAGACGATGCTCCGGATGCTGGAGAAGGCAGGGGTGAACGATATCGTCAGCGTTGACCTCCACTTGCACCGCCTTGGGCTACAGGAGCTTTCGGGCATGACGTCCATAAGGATCCACGAGGTGAGCGCCGTGGACGCGCTGGCGAAGGAGTCCGGGCGATATTTGAAGAAGCCGGTGGTCGTGGGCCCGGACGCGGAGTCGGAGCGCTGGGCGAAGCGGGCCGCCGAGCTGCTGGACAGCCATTATGACGTGCTGGAAAAGAACCGCATCTCGCCCACCGAGATCGAGATCCGGCCGAAGACGCTGGACGTTAAAGGCCAGGACGTCTTGATCATAGACGACATCGTGAGCACCGGCGACACGATCAAGAAGGTCGTCGAGTCCCTCCGGGCTAAGGGTGCCAATAAGATCGCCGCGGCCTTCACGCACGGCGTGCTCAGCGGCGAGGACGCGGCCGCCGGGCTCTACAGGGCCGGGGCGACGTACCTCATATCCACGAATACCATCAATAACGAGTTCAGCCGCGTGGACGTCGGCCCCGTCATCGCGCAGAAGCTGAAGGAAATCCTATGAAGACCGTGATCTTCACCCATGGCGACAGCGACGGCATCTGCAGCGGTGCCCTGGCGCTGGCGGCCAACGGTGATTCTCCCGTTATTTTTACGAACCCCGTGTCCGTCCTTTCGGACATCGACGAGGGCCTGGGCTACGACCGCATCATCGTATGCGACATCGCCATCAACCGGCCGAGAAGCGAGCAGATGAAGGCCAAGTTCGAGGCCATCGTGAAGGAGAGCGAGCTCATCTACATAGACCACCACCCCCTTCCACCTGGCTTCACCGAGAAGTGGCTCTTCCATAGCGATAATGCCAGTGCCTCCGAGCTAACGTTCAACTATTTCCAGAATGAGCTGAGCGCCGACATGAGTCGCGTGGCCATGTACGGCGCCATCGGCGACTACGAGGATATGTCGCCGGGGGCCCAGGAACTGATAAATAACTGGGATAAGCGGAGCCTGTACTACCAGGCCGGGACCCTGACCCAGGGCATCGAGGTCGGGCGCCGGGACTACGATTTCAAGCGCGGCGTCGTCCGACAGCTTGCCCGGAATATCATCCCCTCGGAGATCGGCGTGCTCGCGAAGAACGCGCTCATCGCGGCCCGCCACGAGGACGAGATGCGCCAGCGCATCCAGCGGGAAGTGAAGCGCCTCAGGAACGTCGCCTACGTGATGGACATGAACGGCTGTATGGGCAAGGCGGCCATCTTCGCCCGCGTCTACGGCCGGGCCGAGGTCGGCCTCGCGGCCGAGTATCGTGACCACCGCTATGCCTACGACATCAGCGCCCGGGGCACCGGCAACGTCGACCTGAATGTGCTCATAGGCGAAACGGCATCGAAGAACGGTGGTACCGGCGGAGGCCACCCCCGGGCAGCCGGGGGCCGGGTGCCCGAGTCAAACATGAAGCAGTTCTTGCTGGATTTAGACGAGGCCATCGGCAAGGCACTCGGGAAATAACCACAGAGGCCACAGTGGGTTATATGTTCACCACAGTGGTCCATAACAACCTCGGAACTACGGTCTGTGAGTCTCCGTGCGCTCCGAGCCCCTGTGGTTAAGGACACTCAAAGGCGGCATAACGGAAAAGCGAGAACACTTAAAAGATAAAAATTTATGACTTGCGCTCTACGGCATACACGATCTTCTCGGCGATGGGCCGGATTGCGGAAACGATGAGCGACTTGCCGTCCGCGGGCAGCTCGTCCGAGCCGGCGTTCAGCGGATCCAGGGGGATTTCGCCGATGAGGGGCAGGCCGTACTTCTTCGCCAGCTTTTCGACCTTGCTCTCTCCGAAGAGGCGGATCTTTTTGTTGCAGTCCGGGCACTGCATGTAGGACATGTTCTCTACCAGGCCGAGGATCGGCACCTTCAGTTCCTGTGCCATGGTGATGATCTTGGAGACGTCGAGCATGGAGAGGT
Coding sequences within:
- a CDS encoding DHHA1 domain-containing protein, which translates into the protein MKTVIFTHGDSDGICSGALALAANGDSPVIFTNPVSVLSDIDEGLGYDRIIVCDIAINRPRSEQMKAKFEAIVKESELIYIDHHPLPPGFTEKWLFHSDNASASELTFNYFQNELSADMSRVAMYGAIGDYEDMSPGAQELINNWDKRSLYYQAGTLTQGIEVGRRDYDFKRGVVRQLARNIIPSEIGVLAKNALIAARHEDEMRQRIQREVKRLRNVAYVMDMNGCMGKAAIFARVYGRAEVGLAAEYRDHRYAYDISARGTGNVDLNVLIGETASKNGGTGGGHPRAAGGRVPESNMKQFLLDLDEAIGKALGK
- a CDS encoding translation initiation factor IF-2 subunit gamma; its protein translation is MPQPVVNIGMVGHVDHGKTTLVSALSGVWTDTHSEELKRGISIRLGYADCTFYKCKNCNEPECYTSKPECSACGAKDLEVLRTVSFVDSPGHETLMATMLSGAAIMDGAVLVIAANEPCPQPQTKEHLMALDIIGIKNVVIAQNKIDIVSRDEAIKHYNQIKQFVKGTVAENAPIVPLSAQQNINIDVLIKTIEETIPTPKHDLNKPGIMQVARSFDVNRPGAVPAKLNGGVLGGTISQGTFKVKDDIEIRPGRKVEHEGRTRWEPISTSVVKLVYGGDSVEEATPGGLLAVGTKLDPSMTKSDALAGQVAGKPGSLPPVWQKFVMKTKLLERIVGVADEAAMVKAISTSEPLMLSIGTSTTIGVVTSARKDAAEVALKRPVCAEVGSRIAISRRIGARWRLIGVGVLTS
- a CDS encoding ribose-phosphate diphosphokinase, whose protein sequence is MSPVIIAGSSHPGMALSIAQALGAKVLFPVVEKFPDGETHVVAPSINGTVVYVQTMHPYPNEMLMEMEFTADLLKELGAERIVAVVPYLAYTRQDTRHMDGEGIAVKTMLRMLEKAGVNDIVSVDLHLHRLGLQELSGMTSIRIHEVSAVDALAKESGRYLKKPVVVGPDAESERWAKRAAELLDSHYDVLEKNRISPTEIEIRPKTLDVKGQDVLIIDDIVSTGDTIKKVVESLRAKGANKIAAAFTHGVLSGEDAAAGLYRAGATYLISTNTINNEFSRVDVGPVIAQKLKEIL
- a CDS encoding DNA-directed RNA polymerase, which codes for MYRKVRLVDIIRIPPQRLEEDLEQVITETIRDKLEGRIDKTLGSIVAVLDIVDIGEGHILVGDGAVYYEVTFDAISYRPELQEIVEGEVVEIVAFGAFVSVGPMDCLVHVSQVADEFMSYDEKNARLVSKDSNRSLGEGDSVRARVVAVSLNEHDPRESKIGLTMRQVALGKLEWIEEDQRKKGEKPEKARAS
- a CDS encoding DNA-binding protein, with translation MIVDTNGFMVQAQFGVDVLDELGRLGYDECIVPSCVLDELKTLEKKVRGKDRAALAVAAALAKRCKAVESPGNADDAIVRLAKELGADVFTNDAELRKRLRGEGVKTVFMRSKHKLETDYA